The following nucleotide sequence is from Synechococcus sp. CBW1004.
CGGCCATCCTGCCGGGGAAGGGCTCCTTCGGGGCTCATCTCCCCGAGGCCGGGACGACGGGAGACGCGCGTCAAGCCGCCGCGGGCGAATCTCTACGATCGCTTCATCTTTTCGGATGCGGCGCTGCCATGGTCCTCTCTCCTGCCCAGCCGGCGCCGGCGGTGGACCGCCCGTTCGAGCCGGATGGCGATCCCCTCAGTCCCAATCGCAACCTGGCGCCGATCACGGCCCGGCTCGATCCCCGCGGCCGCCTCGAGGTGGGCGGCATCGCCCTGAGCGACCTGGCCCAGCGCTACGGCACACCGTTGTATGTGCTCGATGAGGCCACCCTGCGGGCCACCTGCCGCGCCTACCGCGACGCCCTGGAGCGCTTCTACCCCGGCCCGTCGCTGGCTCTGTACGCCTCGAAGGCCCATAGCTCCCTGGCGCTGACGGCCCTGGTGGCCTCCGAGGGGCTCGGCCTCGACGCCGTCTCCGCCGGCGAGCTGCTCACCGCCCTGCAGGGCGGCATGCCCGCGGAGCGGATCGTGCTGCATGGCAACAACAAGTCCCGCGAGGAGCTGGCGCTGGCGATCGACCGGGGCGTCACCGTGGTGGTCGACAACAGCCACGATCTTGAGCTGCTGGCCTCGCTGATGGAGGGCCGCCGGGAGCCGGTGCGCCTGCTGCTGCGCTTCACCCCCGGCATCGAGTGCCATACGCATGAGTACATCCGCACCGGCCATCTCGACAGCAAGTTCGGCTTCGATCCCGACCAGCTGGAGGCGGTGCTGCGGCAGCTGGCGGACTCCCCCTGGGCCCGGCTGGACGGCCTGCACGCCCACATCGGCTCCCAGATCTTCGAGCTGGAGCCCCACCGCGATCTGGCCGGCGTCATGGCCGACGCCCTCGCCCTGGCCCGCTCGCTCGGGCACCCCTGCCGCGATCTCAATGTCGGAGGCGGCCTCGGCATCCGCTACATCGCCGAGGACGATCCCCCCTCGATTCAGGAGTGGGTGCGCACCGTGGCCGAGGCCGTCGCCGGCGCCTGCCGCGAGCGGGGGCTGGAGCTGCCGCGGCTGCTGTGTGAGCCGGGACGCTCGCTGGTGGCCACTGCCGGGGTGACGCTCTATTCGGTCGGCAGCCGCAAGGAGATCGCCGGCCTGCGCACCTACATCTCCATCGACGGCGGCATGAGCGACAACCCGCGGCCGATCACCTATCAGTCGCGCTACACCGCCCTGCTGGC
It contains:
- the lysA gene encoding diaminopimelate decarboxylase, whose protein sequence is MVLSPAQPAPAVDRPFEPDGDPLSPNRNLAPITARLDPRGRLEVGGIALSDLAQRYGTPLYVLDEATLRATCRAYRDALERFYPGPSLALYASKAHSSLALTALVASEGLGLDAVSAGELLTALQGGMPAERIVLHGNNKSREELALAIDRGVTVVVDNSHDLELLASLMEGRREPVRLLLRFTPGIECHTHEYIRTGHLDSKFGFDPDQLEAVLRQLADSPWARLDGLHAHIGSQIFELEPHRDLAGVMADALALARSLGHPCRDLNVGGGLGIRYIAEDDPPSIQEWVRTVAEAVAGACRERGLELPRLLCEPGRSLVATAGVTLYSVGSRKEIAGLRTYISIDGGMSDNPRPITYQSRYTALLADRPLATGEETVTVAGKHCESGDVLLRDIHLPVTSSGEVLAVLATGAYNLSMSSNYNRIPRPAAVLVHDGLADLVQKRELPEDLLRFDQLPARLQAQDHPVT